From Triticum aestivum cultivar Chinese Spring chromosome 4A, IWGSC CS RefSeq v2.1, whole genome shotgun sequence, a single genomic window includes:
- the LOC123087095 gene encoding NADH dehydrogenase [ubiquinone] iron-sulfur protein 1, mitochondrial — protein MSFLARALRHSKPYLPSRGPAAGVSCRWISSTSAAGSPEAGAAVAPADPELPPPREPVGGARVELPPNPEDALEVFVDGHAVRIPKGFSVLQACEVAGVDIPRFCYHSRLSIAGNCRMCLVEVEKSPKPVASCAMPALPGMKIKTNTPIAKKAREGVMEFLLMNHPLDCPICDQGGECDLQDQSMAFGADRGRFTDMKRSVVDKNLGPLVKTVMTRCIQCTRCVRFASEVAGVQDLGMLGRGSGEEIGTYVGKLMTSELSGNVIDICPVGALTSKPFAFKARNWEMKGTETIDVTDAVGSNIRVDSRGPEVMRIVPRLNEDINEEWISDKTRFCYDGLKRQRLNDPMIRGPDGRFKAVTWRDAIAVVAEVLNQVKPEEITGVAGKLSDAESMMALKDFINKMGSDKVLCEGNGPNPPADIRSNYLMNTSIAGLEKADVFLLVGTQPRVEAAMVNARIQKTVRATQAKVGYIGPPADFNYDTWHLGTGPDTLVEIAEGRHPFCSILKSAKNPVIIAGAGLFEREDQGAVFSTIETVAKKFNVTRPDWNGLNVLLLHAAQAAALDLGLVANPTESVKSAKFLYLMGADDVNLDNLPADAFVVYQGHHGDKAVYRANVILPSSAFSEKEGTYENTEGCTQWTIPAVPTVGDARDDWKIVRALSEVAGAPLPYDSVAAVRSRISMVAPNLVRVDEREPSVISAEVKPPVKQQVSPAPFKAAVENFYMTDAITRASKIMAQCSATLKK, from the exons atgtCCTTCCTCGCGCGGGCGCTCCGCCACTCGAAGCCGTACCTGCCGTCGCGCGGCCCCGCGGCGGGCGTCTCCTGCCGCTGGATCTCGTCGACGTCCGCCGCGGGCTCGCCCGAGGCCGGCGCGGCCGTGGCGCCCGCCGAcccggagctgccgccgccgcgggAGCCCGTCGGGGGCGCCCGCGTCGAGCTGCCGCCCAACCCGGAGGACGCGCTCGAGGTGTTCGTCGACGGGCACGCCGTGCGGATCCCCAAGGGCTTCTCCGTGCTCCAGGCCTGCGAGGTCGCCGGCGTCGACATCCCGCGCTTCTGCTACCACAgccgcctctccatcgccggcaACTGCCGCATGTGCCTCGTCGAGGTCGAGAAGTCGCCCAAGCCCGTCGCCTCCTGCGCCATGCCCGCCCTCCCAG GGATGAAGATTAAGACAAACACACCAATTGCCAAGAAGGCAAGGGAGGGTGTCATGGAGTTCCTGTTGATGAACCATCCGCTGGATTGCCCAATCTGTGACCAGGGCGGGGAGTGCGACCTCCAGGATCAGTCCATGGCCTTTGGGGCTGACCGTGGTCGTTTCACCGACATGAAGCGGTCGGTTGTGGATAAGAATTTGGGCCCCTTGGTGAAGACGGTGATGACCCGTTGCATCCAGTGCACAAG GTGCGTCAGGTTTGCATCTGAGGTTGCTGGTGTTCAGGACCTGGGTATGTTAGGCCGTGGCAGTGGTGAAGAAATCGGAACATATGTGGGGAAACTTATGACAAGTGAACTATCTGGAAACGTTATTGATATCTGCCCCGTTGGAGCTCTTACATCCAAGCCATTTGCATTTAAAGCTAGGAACTGGGAGATGAAGGGCACTGAGACTATTGATGTTACTGATGCAGTAGGGTCCAACATACGTGTTGACAGCAGAGGTCCTGAAGTTATGCGCATTGTTCCTCGTCTCAATGAG GATATCAATGAAGAATGGATATCTGACAAAACACGGTTTTGTTATGATGGTTTGAAGAGGCAAAGACTAAATGACCCTATGATTCGTGGTCCTGATGGCAGGTTCAAGGCAGTGACATGGCGTGATGCTATTGCGGTTGTTGCTGAGGTTTTGAATCAAGTCAAGCCAGAAGAAATTACTGGAGTCGCTGGCAAACTTTCTGATGCAGAATCCATGATGGCGCTGAAAGATTTTATTAATAAAATGGGTTCGGATAAGGTGCTCTGTGAGGGGAATGGCCCGAATCCACCAGCAGATATTCGATCAAACTACCTAATGAATACTAGCATTGCTGGTCTTGAGAAAGCTGATGTCTTCCTTTTGGTTGGCACACAG CCAAGGGTGGAAGCTGCTATGGTGAACGCAAGGATTCAGAAGACTGTTAGAGCAACACAAGCAAAGGTGGGCTACATTGGTCCTCCAGCAGACTTCAACTAtgacacttggcatcttggcacaGGGCCAGATACCCTTGTCGAGATCGCCGAGGGCCGACATCCTTTCTGTTCAATACTGAAGTCTGCAAAGAACCCAGTAATCATCGCTGGAGCTGGGTTATTCGAACGAGAAGACCAAGGTGCTGTGTTCTCAACAATTGAAACCGTAGCCAAGAAGTTCAATGTGACGAGACCAGACTGGAACGGGCTTAATGTCCTATTGCTCCATGCTGCACAGGCCGCAGCTCTTGATCTGGGCCTCGTCGCTAATCCTACCGAGAGCGTCAAGTCTGCAAAGTTCCTTTACCTGATGGGAGCCGATGATGTGAACTTGGACAACCTTCCAGCGGATGCATTTGTTGTTTACCAGGGCCACCATGGTGACAAGGCCGTGTACAGGGCCAATGTTATTCTGCCATCTTCAGCATTTAGTGAGAAAGAAGGCACTTACGAGAACACTGAGGGTTGCACCCAGTGGACCATCCCAGCTGTGCCTACAGTTGGTGATGCTAGGGATGACTGGAAGATCGTCCGTGCTCTTTCCGAGGTTGCCGGGGCGCCACTGCCCTACGACAGCGTCGCAGCTGTGAGGAGCCGGATTAGTATGGTGGCCCCAAATCTTGTGCGCGTTGACGAGAGGGAGCCTTCGGTGATCTCTGCCGAGGTGAAGCCTCCGGTGAAGCAGCAAGTGAGCCCGGCTCCATTCAAAGCTGCCGTGGAGAACTTCTACATGACCGACGCGATCACACGGGCTTCCAAGATCATGGCTCAGTGCAGCGCAACCTTGAAGAAGTGA
- the LOC123087097 gene encoding uncharacterized protein has product MSSVTATGISQSTGPCLLLRQHHRRRVVPRSLFRRQPRGHTTARWACGARRRVRYEEEEDEEEYGHNEEMARLETYSEGARDVALLVTAAVDGELESVLVFKGFSSSLSGRTAPDPAMSVLPERAVIQSVDVVKGPFDPDNIEYLEKDLSWEEFKSRLQ; this is encoded by the exons ATGAGCAGCGTCACTGCCACCGGCATCTCGCAGTCCACCGGCCCGTGCCTCCTGCTTCGCCAACACCACCGCCGGCGAGTGGTGCCGCGGTCCCTATTCCGGCGGCAGCCGCGCGGGCACACGACTGCCCGGTGGGCGTGCGGCGCCAGGAGGCGGGTGAGgtacgaggaagaggaggacgaggaggagtacGGGCACAACGAGGAGATGGCGCGGCTGGAGACCTACAGCGAGGGGGCGCGCGACGTGGCCCTCCTCGTCACGGccgccgtcgacggcgagcttgAGTCCGTGCTCGTCttcaag GGCTTCTCGTCGAGCCTGAGCGGGAGGACGGCGCCGGACCCGGCCATGAGCGTGCTCCCGGAGAGGGCCGTCATACAGTCCGTCGACGTGGTCAAGGGGCCGTTCGACCCCGACAACATCGAGTACCTCGAGAAGGATTTGTCATGGGAAGAATTCAAGAGCCGACTCCAATAG